Below is a window of Vanacampus margaritifer isolate UIUO_Vmar chromosome 11, RoL_Vmar_1.0, whole genome shotgun sequence DNA.
tttttgtgccagtccagcacTGGCAGCATAGgtcttatttatatattttaatgaaacACACTTGGGGTGTGCATCTCTTCGATAAAAGACGATTAGATATGTATCTTGATACATCGTGTGTGATACGATTCAAGTATGGTACATTTTAAAGTGCAACAATTTGGTTTGGTGCAGTGGGATTACGATTCGGTATGGTACGTCTCCTTTTGAGAGGGTATGATGCAATGAGTTTCCCGATGAAATAAGTAGATAATCCTTTTGCAATATGAATTAATCTGTCTGTACTATATGTGTGGCATTTCCGTCAGAAATGTGTCAAAAACTTgagaaaatgtgtatttatacCTTTTGTAATGTTTAACATATAACACGTAAGAGCTCTCCAAGGCCCAAACTATTTCAGACTTTACTTTGAGTTTGTTAATTAAAATGAGATGAGATCCTCATttcagaaaataataatttttgtgacatttttctttggtgggggtgaactttttttttttttatgtaaaatgtatttcttgACTGGGAAACACACAATGGGATTTTCACTCGGCAAACTACATTATTTTacctatttttgttgttgattctCTTACAGATGAtgcactgtaaataaagtttgcaCAGCAGCGATATGGCAGATTTCATTGCAACCACAGACAAAATTTTGTTGCAGaggattgtaaaaaaaaagaagaagaattataGTATTTGTATGGTAAAGGGGTCCTTTCTGCTTATGTAGTAGAGGAGAAATTACAGTGGCGTAAACATGACTGGGTATGTAATTTATTAGTGCACCCGGAGGGTGGAAAAGCAAAGGCCGTGTTGGTAGTAGAGCATTACGAGCCCACTCACATGTTCAGTAATGCTCCTTTCCacacatttgttattgtttcttaaactttattgagccaaggtaccaATTTTGCGTTGGACAAATCTTATGGcaccaccaaaataaaacaaagcttGAATACTAAAAAAATGATCTTGACTCAATTTACTCTGAAATTTACTTACTCGGAGGGAAAACTTGTTTAATTGGAATGCAAAGCTGATTTGATGAGCTATTCTggcaatttattcatttatttattttatgaaggaGGGGAAATTAGGCCAGTTTACCACATTTTAATCATgtccaaccattttttttggtggtcatggttaaataaattaacattttattcttaCGAGCTGACAAGAGTGTATTTTTAACCGGACAAATACTGATGaatgtattataaaaaataaaaaaaatagggggggaaaagaagtcaaaacaaaatacgcTGAAAAAGGGTAACAAAACTACATCCGTTTACACCGGAAATACGCAACCCCGGAAGTCTTCATGATTGCGCGGTCTTTTAGGACAACACACTTCCCACAACACTGTGCAGAAATGGCGGGTACGTATTTGACAGTGTTGTAGTATTCCCACCGGTTTCAATCGGCTTCCATTTATATCCACCCGGGCGTAGACAGGCGCGTGTTGTAAGAAACGTTTAACTTGCGGAGCTGGACAACGCTTTTGGAGTACAGAATTCGCAACGGGGGCCTGCCTGCTATGTTAGCAGCGTGCTATCAGGCTGTCATAATATGCTGTATGTTGAGCAGTACCGTGTGGGCTTGTACGATTTATATAGCTTTTTACGCCGAAGTGCAAAGTAAAGGGCTTAATGTTAGCCTACGATTGTTTCCGTGTTGTTATTATGCACGCAAGCCACCTTAACTATAATACGAGATGTGAACTAGCTGAATAGCTGTTGTGATGTTTACTACATGTAGTATCATTAGGTTGTTGCCAGGACACATGTGTTCAGGTCGTAATCTTGCCAAGCTTTCCTCCAAAACTGCCATAATCAAAAGCTCAGCTCTACTTTGTTGCTTTCGACTGTTTGGATAAACTGATCTTTTGTTGTGCTGTATTGCTTAGCCTTGTGCACCGTTTTGTGCTCATTTGAAGTTATACTATCATACTGCAGTAAGCGTATCCTTTAACACCAGGTAATGTGATGTGTTCCCTTAGGAGCAAACAACATGGAAAAGAAACTGGCTGAATTTAAGTGTGACACCAACGAAGCTCTATGCTTAAAGCTAAGTATGTGTTTTGCTGCACTGAAAATTAAATATAGTATTTGCCAAATTTTATTGGGCCAAGGCATccatttacaaaagaaaaataccacCGCAAACCTCCCAACAAAAGCACTGAAGTAACCATGATCTCATTTCAGTTAACAAATTGACTGACTTAATGTCATATTTGAgtgtttaattgaacacaaactTAAATACTTGTAGGAAGCCATGGCCTATTCTGTGAAtacgctttttttgttttggtagtACCTTATAACCACTTAACCAAAAGCATGGACATGCTCTTCTTTACTCAGTTCGCTTTCCAGaggatgttgatgatgatggtaCTACATTCCACCCGGAGTACAGCCATCAGATTTTTGGAGACGAgtaagtattttctttttttagttattatgtAGAACACCACATCAGTTAATGTAGGTTCTCCACTTGTATATAAAAACTTATACTGTAGTTAATTTGGATTTATGTTATCAACTAAACTAGTGTATGAATCATAAGAGCCAACCTCGTTCAGAAACATTTGTAGCGTGGcaagtaaaatgtaaataatgtataaaaaaagttgaatagtatgaaaaacaaaaaacgatatAATGGAATAGAATTTGCATACAAGTAAGACCATGTCACCATCCAATCACACTTTCAAGGTCTCACAGATAGTCAAATCTTGCAGCAATCCACGTAGCACAACTGCAGTTTGCTATTATATGTTATTGCAAAGCATTCTCTCCCTcttgtaattatttaaaatgagatacagggagtcctcgagttacgccgtacgcgacctacgtcgttCCGATTTTACGGCGCCCGTtactcgtccgtagcacctccCTTTTTCGTTGATTTGCCACAGTAATCACAccgttttaaagttatttaaagttgtgttgttgttatctCCAGCAACGGACATCCATCAGCAGGTCGACTCGCCATCAggtgcgtcacatttccgtttttatagctccgctctgccgtccgtcagcaatgaatgtccgtgcagaAACACAGAATATTGGTGCCGGCTCTTCTGGGtctcacaaatgttttttttttaaattactgtacaaagtatttagATGTAAATATCGACGTAAATGAGGAAAtctgacttaagtcgaaattcgggttataTCGCcggcgtaggaacggaactccgccgtaacttgaggactccctgtactacTATTGCTGTAGTACTGTGGGAAGTAGCAACACTGCAGTTTTTATAAGTGAATAGCTGTTGGTTTCAAGTTTCCACTGTCAAGTTTCGATAAattgtagatatatatatatatatatatatatatatatatatatatatatatatatatatatatatatatatatatatatatatatatattacagtgAACTGCCtttagttatttattcatttatgaaTGACAATTTTTAACAAGTCATATGTTAATTCCGTTCCCTACAGTGAAGTGGCGTTTGGATACAAAGGTCTTCAGATACAGCTCTTTTACACCGCTGGAAGCCTGACCACTCTTTATAAAATCAAGTATTCTTCCAAAGTCACAGACACATTTGACTCTGTGGAGGTAAGATTtgctttttttgcatatttttttctcagtgtGATATTAAGATTGTCATGAATTCACTTTGTTGTTATTGTATACACTAGTGCTAGCCGGCCAATGTTTTGGTATTACCACAAAAAATGGAATATGTGGAAACAGCCGCCTCCatactaaactaaactaaaactaacttgAACAAAGAAATCATTATGAAACTGATATGAGGTAATCCACTGAAAAGGACACAGAACTTCTTCTTTTCAGTTTTGTCTTCTCTTGACAACCCAGGTTGAGAGTATGCCTTCTTTCTTGGAGAGAGTGTTGCAAAATAACATCTGGTGCGATATGTTTGTGATATTGAAAGCACATTttccttggatttttttttgaaggaatACCAATTTCACAACCTTTTAGGGATTATTAGAGGTTCCACTATAAATTTAACCCCACATATGACTGCCAACGTGCGCTCAGCGTTGACCCCGATGGCACTCTGAACTTTAAGGGTTTTAGTGCAGCTGGTGTCAGGGTGAAGAGTGAGGGGAGTCGTTTAGTCTGCGTCTGAAGAGTGTTTGTCTCCCAGTCCGAGTGCATATGGACAGTCGGGCAGCTGGTGAGAAAAAGGACTTCGGATTTAAGCAGCTGCAACATACACTAGTCTCTGATCAAAAcgagtttttttgggggtcaagaATGACAACTAATTAACTAagttatggtaattttcagcaTATCCGTTATCTATCACTATGGATGTGTGATtgttttaactcaaaatgaaggcTTTCCTAAAAAATCGCAGTTAAAAGCTTCAGGTTTTCAATGTAGTTAAACGTCCTCAGAAGCGTAATCATACCGACGCCACAAATTCGATTATTTATCCCCCCTTGTGCTTATTTGTTTTGGAATCAAATGCATGAACAATGTTGTGAAGGTACATTGTTAAGTTATATTCATGACAAACTAAGGCATCTATTCTGAAAGGCTGCGCAATTTAGTGTCTAGTATGTCGAAGAGTGGCTGGAACAAAAGGGCTTGTTTGTCCAAGGCCTTTTAAGCATGCTCCTTGTTTCTTCGAAACGCCGCCGAACAATTGCAATGCTGGAGAGGCATTCAGCTGCAGGTGCATTACCTCCAGTTTGATATTAGCTGATGTCTGAAAGGGGGAGAATCAGCAGTATTTTGTATTAGCCTTTTGTAGTGCATTTTGCACCGACCTTCTTCATTTCCCTGTTTTCAATGCTGAGCAGCGAGGGTCTCTGTGGCGACATAATGCCCATCACACATGTAAATGGTGTGAAAGGGCTGCTTAGCGAAGTGTTCTCATGTCAATCCTTGTGGAAATGGATACAATGCAAACATTACAGCTGAACTAACCACGCGTTGCACCGAGTAAAAAGTCCGAGGGTTGCGCCCCTTTGTCTCCGAGGCCCTTTGAAAATGCGGGGCCCAATTCATTTGATTGGGTTCACTTGGCAGGATTAGAGGAGAGGCTGCTATTATGTTTGAGCAAAGGTTTATTAAGTTGAGATCAATTCATCAGGTTTAATTTCCCAGTGAGTGGCAGAAATGGGTTATTGTGGCAACTTCATCACATATTCATGGTTTAACTTGAAGAGTAAATGTACAGATTTAAGTGGTCTTTTCAGGGGGGGGTTTGGTGAGGACTCTGCTCAGCTGACAGTTTTAATTGCCTAatggttttcttttcattggcacacacagcatttgtgttttatttgtacCACCTATTTGATACATTTCTTGCAGCCTTCCCATGTCtgtaaaaagacaaatgtttctTGTCGTTTAACTGGAATACAGTAGGGCCTTGAGATACACGAGACCCGACTTACAAATATTTTGGGACACAAGCTATTGATCGACCAattgatttttcatttttgctttgacttgttagTGCAAACTTGAAAAACGAGCACTGTGTGGTGGCAGGTGACTTACCTCACTTCACAATAAGCGTTTGGCAAATACAATCaacaaatattctttaaaaaaaaaaaaggcttcaaccTCTACCaatcatgtttttttgctttttcaacAAACACGTAGCGTCCgttatcttaatgctaacatgtaacgGGAATCTAAATGCACACACGAGCTAACAATTGGCGTCTATGGTGGTGCTGTTGTtaccctttaactctttgactgacaaaaacgttaaataacgtttagtaaaatcctatggaggagtgccaaagacgttaaaagacgtttgtttcaaaacagaggtgaaactaaccattttctattgttgattactgaaaaacggaataaggtagaaacaaacttttttttctgatgaaagatgagagtccaatctttcatttggtagtatgtgtgtttccatagtccaaacacataattttctgtggaccttgaaagatcagtcaaaatgcttaaatcggctggcacccacggcatcccttttctgaaaacgtctggcagtcaaagagttaagccaAAGGTGAACATGTTGAGAAAACAGATCAATATGTGAAACTttttctataaatctctgccAGTGGTTTTGAATGATCACACTCCCAGAAAATTACAATGTCCAATCGCTGAACAATTTTAGAACAGCCCTGCTGTCACCACGTTGGTGACCCCGAAGCAATGGCAAGCTGAAAACCAACAGGAAGGCAACACGTCggcagacaatataacaatattcacaggcatatatattctttatcttctgcaaAGAACGATTATCACTGCAGCTTACTAAGAAGCCAGAAAGGAGCGGAGTTTCCAGTGCAATATATGTCTatctgtcttatactgcccccaggtggccatggCGTGCACATCAGAAAACAGCAAAATGTCGTATTGAAGGGGGAAAGTTACAATCGGGTTCAAGGAACTATTAAAACTCGCATATCAAGGCTCTACTGTATTTGAAAGCTTAAGTATTCTTTTCATAGTCCTTCACCACTGTTATGATCTGAATTCACATTACAGCCTGACAATATTGATGGAAAGATCCGAGAAATTGTTCCCGCTGGGTTCACCTGCAACACTGATGACTTTATCACGCTACTGGAGAAGGAGGCTAATTTCAGGCCCTTCGGCACTTTGATGCACACGTACACAGTGCACAACGAGGAAGCCGGAGAGCTCACTTATCAGATTCACAAGGTGGGAATGCTCATCTTTTGCCGGCGACAATTATTGTTGAAAGCTGCATAATTCTTAACTTAGTAAGTTTCCTTTCCTATCTTACCCGCTGCAGGCTGACTTGAGCTGCACAGGATTCCGAGAGTACCACGAGCGCCTGCAGACCTTCCTCATGTGGTTCATAGAGACCGCCAGTTTCATTGACCCGGATGACGATCGTTGGGACTTCTTTCTTGTGTGCGTGATCTCTttaattgacacacacacacacacacacacacccaccctCCCCCAATGTGGGCTCCCCCTCCTATCCTAAACTATCCTAAAGCCTATATTGTGTCATTGAAAAACAAAGCCCCCTTTTGAGGCGCTTGTGGCCAATTACCCGGCCGGTTTTGATTATATTCCCCTTGTAGAAGAATTGTTGATCAGGCAAGGGCttcttttgtgcaaaaaaagccccttttgaatttttttttttaagggtacgGGCAGAATTGAATGCTGTTGTCTTTTGAAACATTGAACAGTGTCTTAACAGTAAAAAGAGCCTCTGCCAGTGTTTCCTTTACCTTGGCACCTATTAATATCAACAATAGGCAAAATGGACTGAAGTGATTTTTGAGGAGCTCAGTCCCTCTTTCAGGCTTTTCTCTTCCCCTAAGTTGCAGTACTCCAATTAAGTGCATAATGTATTCAGGTTGCAGCAGGTGTACCGATCTGGCCTGGCTGCTCTAACTTGATGCCGTTgtggaagggggtgggggggggggcatgcaaGCGAAAATGGACACTGCATTAAAGTGTGCTTGTAATTGACCTGTCTGCCTTTTGTGTTTTATCTGCAGATTTGAGAAGTACAATAAGGATGGGGAAACCCTCTACGCAACCATTGGCTACATGACCGTTTATAATTACTACGCATATCCAGACAAAACCCGGCCACGTGTAAGGTAATTGCTGGGGCTTTGTGTGTTAAAAGGGAAGAGGAAAATTGCACATTTCTTTATCCTCTCCCCAAAGGACGAAGCAAATTATTGGCTTAGATCACCAATCATTGGTTTCATGAAACAAGGGTGATTTGTGTCTGAAAACAactttataaataaacatttgatgTGACTGAATTAATTGCGCTGATGGATTGAAGCGACTCCGATCAGTTTCTGTTCCAGTGCTACTACTTACTTAGATATCAcaaacagcccaaaaaaaacatgttttacttGAGCATTTTacaaatcaacaacaaatattttttcccccattatcttttgtgtttatgtgtgtgtgctttcacCAAACAGCCAAATGCTGATATTGCCTCCGTTCCAAGGAGAAGGTCACGGAGCGCAACTGTTGGAGGCAGTGCACacattttattcaaacattCCAAAAGTACAAGACATCACAGGTGAgggatttattgtaaatatacaATGATTACAAGCTCTTGTATTAGATCCCATATGGTTGTATTTGATGggtaatgttgcaaaagaaaaaagtatggtTCGGTCACAGATGCTTGAATTGATTTGTCAGTGCTGTGACTGTATCATGTGGGGAAAGTTAATTTGGTGTGCTGGCATGAAAACTGGCCTGCTGAGGCTCTATTGAAATTTACTCAATCTATGTTGTTGATGTCGCTGTGTGGGAACGGGGGATGAATATCAAAGAGGCATCCTGCATTGGAATTTGGAATGTGGTCCAGTGCCACCAAATGTGGCAGAGAAAAAAGCCTCATGTTCCTGCTCACAGGCTAACAAACCAACCAGAGATTTCTATCATTCTTCCCTGACTGTAATCTTCTGCTTTTTTTAGCTGAAGATCCTTCTGAGAGCTACGTGAAGCTGAGGGACTATGTGCTGGTCAAGCTTTGTCAGGGCCTGTCGTCGTTTGCTGGGGACAAACTGCACCAGGGCCTGTCAGCCGAAATGGTCGAAGAGGCACAAATGAAACTGAAAATCAACAAGGTGCTCTGTCAGTAATTGCTTGGTCATTTCCTCGCTGTGATGAATGTCGGAAAATGTCAACAGTCTAAAGCAGCGAAATATTGAATGAACAATTAGCAGATGCTTATGACATCTTgtcaccttttttctttttgtttgattttgaggTGTGTCGCCATCTTCGTAAGTTTAAActaattactgtaaaaacaCTGTAAATTACCCTTTTTTTGGACCGAAATCAAAGAGGTACTTGACAGGGGGcttaaaaagacatttaaaacataaaaaaaaaacatttataaactctttgactgccagacgttttcagaaaagggattccgtgggtgccagccgattttaagcattttgactgatctttcaaggtccacagaaaattatgtgtttggactatggaaacacacatactaccaaatgaaagattggactctcatctttcatcagaataaaaaagtttgtttctaccttattctgtttttcagtaatcaacaatagaaaatggttagtttcacctctgttttgaaaaaacgtcttttaacgtctttggcactcctccataggattttactaaacgttatttaatgtttttggcagtcaaagagataaaagGTGCCAGCAAATGGTGGACTGTATTTAATCAATGTTACTTTTACAGAAACACGCAAGAAGAGTGTACGAGATCCTGCGTCTGAGGGTGACAGACATGAGTGATGAAGAGAAATCAAGAGCGTACTGCTTGGCAGTGAAGAAGAGGCTGTTTGGACCATACAGGGTGAGCGCCCCGCCCCCCCAATATGGACTAAGAtgcggggagaaaaaaaaactttatctCTGTAAAATGGAGTGTGTATGCTGAGGATAAATGTTCAGAAAAAGctgccccccccacacacacacacacacacgcacacacactcataacAAACTTATTTTAAGGCTGCAAAAATAACTACATTGTTATTGACACAACAGAGTGTAAGAGGCTCCATCATCACTCAGGCATGTGTGGTCTGACTATTTATGTACAACATGTGTCAGTATCTGTACTTTGACAGAAATAATCTAGGTGGAAATTGTTTAAACCACTTTGTCAAgaaccaaaaatgacaaaactaaAGTCTAAATAGTAAgactttagtttagttttatttatttttttactttgcaagCTTTTTGTACAACTAAATGATAGTCAATGAGATGCACATTATGAAATCGTGGAATAGAGCTTCGTGCCCTAACATAACCTCCCACATCCTGTTTTCGTGTGACGTTTTCTGTAGGAGTTGCTTTGCATACCAACCATCAGGCATTCTGTTCAGCACAAAAACCCCGCCTCCAAAGAGGCCGAGTAGGACATGGAAAAGGTCCCACGGGGTAAATTGGCAAGCAGAGATCTGGTGGCCAGAtgctgcaagtttttttttttttttttttttccttccctgaGATTTAGTTGAATGCCGCCAGTTTGTAAATGTGAGCGAATTATAGCTGTGCTAGATCTAAGAGAGCTTCTTTAACATGCCTCCAGAGACTTTTTCTGCATGCATGTGTAATTTTATTGTCGTCACGGTTTCAAATGCCATTCATCAATATTGATAATTATGTGTGTTTCCAAGTTAGTGCGCATCTTATCATTTGGGTTGGAAaaacatacagacgctccccaacttacgaacgagttacgttccgagcgatcgttcgtaaggtgaatttgttcgtaagttgcttcagtgctatattttgtattataattgatgttcaaagagaatacgtacagtactgtactacgtatgttagagagagagagcgagagacacacacagtatgtacatgtacgtaataagataaataaaatgaagtttaacttacttttggaagatgtactcgatgcttaaggatttgatggaggaggaggaagaggaggattttttATCacgagaggttcttcgtcgtcgctggaatgggcttcaaaagttacttcctcctccgtaacttcaatgtaggaagaagttgagggtcgaggagaagaagatgagggttgatgagtatcttccttggaggatttactagaaactggccgaaagaagcgatctaactacgattgcacagttttcttcttttttcatcataaatgatgcggtagcactgtatggcatcattcaattgatttgcaacctttgtgcaacgttcaatatttgggtcttgctgctcgaagagtgcgatggctttatctatgagcggcAGGCGTTTCctcttcttccccctcctcgacacgttgctgagcctccaatgctgggtgagctctcacagcgccaagcgtcggtattagcggcggaaagaagcactacagtactcggaaaaaggtgcgcaataaaaaatctaacttacaaccgttgttcgtaactcgaatgttcgtaagtaggggcgcgtctgtatttaattttttttattctttattcttgATGGACACTATGATCTATACTTTACTGTTACATTAGGCCCAGAAGTCAGGATTCCGGTCTATCATAACAGGAAAAATGAGGGGCATTCATGCACAATTCAATCAAGTACATGCTGCACACGTTGTACTTAAACTTAagcttaatgcccataaaatccaaaatactgtcaattgttttgatattttcagaagtTGAAGCTGACAAGAGTAGAGATGTGCGTgcgaattttggtgacgattcatagcatttttgtgtcattaagcgaCATTTAGCTTTTGCACATTTTACAGTTGTGTTCATAAGTTTACACACCCCAACTTTATGTGAACGTACAAGCACAACTCTACATCAAAATGGCTGCAGAAGTAGAGGATGAGGGGCCTTGATTGGCCTACCTGCAGACCCGCCCCGTGTCCAATAAAAAGTGGGGCTGCATTTTTTAACGAAAAATTTGACAAGAAGACTTGTGTGCAGAATTCTTTGAAGGAAGATAATTACATCTTAATTGCTTCACCGCTGCGTCTTCAGACCCTAGTCAGCTGAAGTTTTAAGAAAAGAAGTGGCATCTTTACAACCtgctaattttgtttttattttttttatcttgtaatGCGGTTAATACACTACAGGTCAGCGTTTACGTCCTAAATCTCTGAATCCCAGTTTGCACCCTCACTGACATGGCCGTCGATGTTTGTTTGTGTCGAGCAGAAGAATCAGAGGGAGCGAACGAAGATGACAAAGTGCCTGCGGCTGGAGGAGGTGGCGTCCCACTTGGGTCAACTGGACACTCAGATGCAGCACGAGGAGCTGGAGAAGAGCTACCAGGTGGTTTTGGGAGACTACCGGAGAATCATTGAGAGGCTTGCGGCGCAGGCCTGATTATAGAGACCACACTTGGCAAGAGCCCACCCTCTCAACCGTGTGGTCTTAAGTGTGTACAAAACCCTCATGAACTCTCACTGCAACCCAAGAAGACACACTGGTTAAGATGCGCAATCCAATCACAGATGTAATTGCAGTGTTTTTACAGTAGCCGAGTTGCGGGTTGCAGTGGAAAGCAGCCGTTTTGTCTCCCAGCTTGTGTTGGTACACTGGAGGATTAGTGCAGCTTGGTGCGGGTTTGTCCCACATTTGCAAGACCGGTCATATTTGTAGATCTTTCTCTTCAACATTGTCCATCGTCCCACTGTTTTGCAGcgcttcaaataaaaatggaatttgTAGTTGCTTTgtatgacacattttttttttcgctttttTAGGAGTTTTTCAATACCAATTTTCAATATTGATTTTAGACTGTGGCAGGGAGATTtccaacaagtggcaaaatggaacAACGGACttaatctttaaaaaagaaaatgaaaaaaaggttttaacatttttattgccactcccctttgaaatgtactgtcaaactaaaattAGAGAAAAATTGCATGTTGTGGTCTTTAAAACAACCGCATCACTTTAAAGGGAtccttgactcattgagccattttcagcagtaaaaagttaatattttgtccagaaggaatttgataacttcattttcTTGTACAAAtgaattactttaaaaactattttttccacttgctctcgactgaagatgacatcacctgtgctgaggaagtagataacgaccaatcagcaaattgagtcatgattggtcgatgttacgtcatcttcagtcgacagcatgtggaaaaattgtta
It encodes the following:
- the hat1 gene encoding histone acetyltransferase type B catalytic subunit isoform X3 — encoded protein: MIARSFRTTHFPQHCAEMAGANNMEKKLAEFKCDTNEALCLKLIRFPEDVDDDGTTFHPEYSHQIFGDDEVAFGYKGLQIQLFYTAGSLTTLYKIKYSSKVTDTFDSVEPDNIDGKIREIVPAGFTCNTDDFITLLEKEANFRPFGTLMHTYTVHNEEAGELTYQIHKADLSCTGFREYHERLQTFLMWFIETASFIDPDDDRWDFFLVFEKYNKDGETLYATIGYMTVYNYYAYPDKTRPRVSQMLILPPFQGEGHGAQLLEAVHTFYSNIPKVQDITAEDPSESYVKLRDYVLVKLCQGLSSFAGDKLHQGLSAEMVEEAQMKLKINKKHARRVYEILRLRVTDMSDEEKSRAYCLAVKKRLFGPYRKNQRERTKMTKCLRLEEVASHLGQLDTQMQHEELEKSYQVVLGDYRRIIERLAAQA
- the hat1 gene encoding histone acetyltransferase type B catalytic subunit isoform X2, whose protein sequence is MTMTSIEPEKECSTLPCDNLMGANNMEKKLAEFKCDTNEALCLKLIRFPEDVDDDGTTFHPEYSHQIFGDDEVAFGYKGLQIQLFYTAGSLTTLYKIKYSSKVTDTFDSVEPDNIDGKIREIVPAGFTCNTDDFITLLEKEANFRPFGTLMHTYTVHNEEAGELTYQIHKADLSCTGFREYHERLQTFLMWFIETASFIDPDDDRWDFFLVFEKYNKDGETLYATIGYMTVYNYYAYPDKTRPRVSQMLILPPFQGEGHGAQLLEAVHTFYSNIPKVQDITAEDPSESYVKLRDYVLVKLCQGLSSFAGDKLHQGLSAEMVEEAQMKLKINKKHARRVYEILRLRVTDMSDEEKSRAYCLAVKKRLFGPYRKNQRERTKMTKCLRLEEVASHLGQLDTQMQHEELEKSYQVVLGDYRRIIERLAAQA
- the hat1 gene encoding histone acetyltransferase type B catalytic subunit isoform X1, translating into MTCNFLFKVRGIEEKMTMTSIEPEKECSTLPCDNLMGANNMEKKLAEFKCDTNEALCLKLIRFPEDVDDDGTTFHPEYSHQIFGDDEVAFGYKGLQIQLFYTAGSLTTLYKIKYSSKVTDTFDSVEPDNIDGKIREIVPAGFTCNTDDFITLLEKEANFRPFGTLMHTYTVHNEEAGELTYQIHKADLSCTGFREYHERLQTFLMWFIETASFIDPDDDRWDFFLVFEKYNKDGETLYATIGYMTVYNYYAYPDKTRPRVSQMLILPPFQGEGHGAQLLEAVHTFYSNIPKVQDITAEDPSESYVKLRDYVLVKLCQGLSSFAGDKLHQGLSAEMVEEAQMKLKINKKHARRVYEILRLRVTDMSDEEKSRAYCLAVKKRLFGPYRKNQRERTKMTKCLRLEEVASHLGQLDTQMQHEELEKSYQVVLGDYRRIIERLAAQA